From Pseudomonas sp. CCI4.2, one genomic window encodes:
- a CDS encoding PepSY domain-containing protein, producing MKSAFIANTALLSVLLSGHALADGDCSEPVSDWQPRETLRHQVEQQYGWSVQRIKVDDGCYKLKGADRKGNAIEARYAPASLRLRTLQVNFGDDGDARDYLAGSVSK from the coding sequence ATGAAATCAGCTTTTATTGCCAATACCGCATTGTTGAGCGTGTTGCTCAGCGGCCACGCCTTGGCCGATGGCGACTGCAGCGAGCCGGTCAGTGACTGGCAACCACGGGAAACCTTGCGTCATCAGGTGGAGCAGCAATACGGCTGGAGCGTACAGCGCATCAAGGTCGACGACGGTTGCTACAAGCTCAAGGGCGCCGACCGCAAGGGCAACGCCATCGAAGCCCGCTATGCACCAGCCTCCCTGCGCCTGCGCACATTACAAGTCAATTTCGGTGACGACGGCGACGCCCGGGATTACCTCGCCGGATCCGTCTCCAAATGA
- a CDS encoding response regulator transcription factor, producing the protein MRVLLVEDAPGLGEAVREQIADDGHAVDWVQRLEHARNSVRTTPYDLILLDLMLPDGRGLDFLRQQRSAGNVTPVIILTAQDQISDRIAGLNAGADDYLIKPFDLFELSARVAAVARRYSGNPNPQIKLGELQIDMNARTVQRAGATVDLTAREWAVFEAFVQRPSALLSRSQLEERLYAFGAEIESNTIEVYISRLRKKLGRDLIETVRGMGYRLMSV; encoded by the coding sequence ATGCGGGTTTTATTGGTCGAGGACGCGCCCGGGCTGGGGGAGGCGGTGCGTGAGCAGATCGCCGATGACGGCCACGCCGTTGATTGGGTGCAACGCCTGGAGCATGCTCGCAACAGCGTTCGTACCACGCCTTACGACCTGATCCTGCTGGACCTGATGCTGCCGGACGGTCGCGGCCTGGACTTTTTGCGACAGCAGCGCTCAGCCGGGAACGTGACCCCGGTGATTATCCTGACCGCCCAGGACCAGATATCCGATCGTATCGCCGGCCTCAATGCCGGGGCCGACGACTACCTGATCAAACCGTTCGACCTGTTTGAGCTTTCGGCTCGCGTGGCGGCTGTGGCCCGACGTTACAGCGGCAACCCCAATCCGCAGATCAAGCTCGGCGAACTACAGATCGACATGAACGCACGTACGGTGCAGCGTGCCGGCGCGACCGTGGATCTGACGGCCCGGGAATGGGCGGTGTTCGAAGCCTTTGTTCAGCGCCCCAGCGCGTTGCTGTCTAGGTCGCAGCTCGAAGAGCGCTTGTATGCCTTTGGCGCCGAAATCGAGAGCAACACCATCGAGGTCTATATCAGTCGCCTGCGTAAAAAACTCGGGCGCGACCTGATTGAAACCGTGCGTGGCATGGGTTACCGGTTGATGTCGGTATGA
- a CDS encoding HAMP domain-containing sensor histidine kinase — translation MKSSSSLQKRLGLGLTLGMTLLWLGATVGAWLVVQHELNEAFDSALEETAQRILPLAVLEISNREAPREAQHVATLKIHKEYLTYLVRDAKGEILMQSHDADPKIFNKQPSEGFSTTEKYRLYGASALRETLFIDIAEPLDHRREAAREALFALLLPLLALIPISLLGVWLFVRISLRSVLAYRRAVEARGVGDLSPIKVARLPAEIDPLADAVNHLLERLRKALEAERSFTANSAHELRTPLAATLAQIQRLRHEAPEGPLRVRAAKIENSLRELARLSEKLMQLAKAEGGGLLSEAPQDLIPLLAHGVDEWNHSGGQRIALQLPSQASVYSAIDPDAFGILLRNLIENALKYGAADQPVEVSLGDQALLRVVNGGQAVPEPVLRRLTERFVRGNSDTSGSGLGLAIAQTIVQGVGASMTLASPATGRDQGFEVRVQFVLIPTVKE, via the coding sequence ATGAAGTCGTCGTCAAGCCTGCAAAAACGCCTCGGCCTCGGGTTGACGCTGGGTATGACCTTGCTTTGGCTGGGGGCGACCGTCGGTGCCTGGCTGGTGGTACAACATGAGTTGAACGAGGCGTTCGACAGCGCCTTGGAAGAGACCGCACAACGCATCCTGCCGCTGGCCGTGCTGGAAATCAGCAACCGCGAAGCACCCCGTGAGGCGCAGCATGTCGCCACCCTGAAAATACACAAGGAATACCTGACGTACCTGGTGCGTGATGCCAAGGGCGAGATTTTGATGCAGTCCCACGATGCCGACCCGAAGATCTTCAACAAGCAGCCGAGTGAAGGGTTTTCCACCACTGAAAAATACCGCCTGTATGGTGCAAGTGCGTTGCGTGAGACGTTGTTTATCGACATCGCCGAACCTTTGGACCATCGCCGTGAAGCCGCTCGTGAAGCCTTGTTTGCCTTGTTGTTGCCGTTGTTGGCGCTGATACCCATCAGCCTATTGGGCGTCTGGTTATTTGTGCGCATCAGCCTGCGCAGCGTGTTGGCCTATCGTCGTGCCGTGGAGGCGCGTGGTGTGGGCGATCTGTCACCAATCAAAGTGGCACGGCTGCCGGCTGAAATCGACCCGTTGGCCGACGCGGTGAACCATTTGCTTGAGCGTTTGCGCAAGGCGTTGGAGGCCGAGCGCAGCTTTACTGCCAACAGCGCCCACGAACTGCGTACGCCGCTGGCGGCGACGTTGGCGCAGATCCAGCGCCTGCGCCACGAAGCGCCCGAAGGGCCGTTACGCGTGCGGGCGGCGAAAATCGAAAACTCGTTACGGGAGCTGGCGCGGCTCTCGGAAAAACTCATGCAACTGGCCAAGGCCGAGGGCGGCGGGCTGTTGTCCGAAGCGCCCCAAGACCTTATTCCGTTGCTGGCCCATGGGGTTGATGAGTGGAACCACAGCGGTGGGCAGCGCATCGCGTTGCAGTTGCCCAGTCAGGCCAGTGTTTACTCGGCGATTGATCCGGACGCTTTTGGCATCCTGTTGCGTAACCTGATCGAGAATGCGTTGAAGTACGGCGCAGCCGATCAACCGGTCGAGGTCAGCCTCGGCGATCAGGCATTGCTGCGAGTGGTCAACGGCGGCCAGGCGGTGCCAGAGCCGGTGTTGCGGCGCCTGACCGAGCGCTTTGTGCGGGGCAATAGTGACACGAGCGGTTCTGGCCTGGGCTTGGCAATTGCCCAAACAATTGTCCAAGGCGTCGGCGCCAGCATGACCCTGGCCTCACCAGCGACGGGCCGGGATCAAGGGTTTGAGGTGCGCGTCCAGTTTGTACTCATCCCGACAGTTAAAGAATGA
- a CDS encoding TolC family protein, which translates to MNSKCYCTGWSLVAGLAASILALPSLAGALTLDEALRLAENNAPSLTAQAAKFHAASSAAIPAGELPDPKLKLGLQNYPIGGPNRWSIDQDFMTMQMVGVMQEVPNRDKRRARIDVADAAVDRAAAEGRVERLNVRQATALAWISSYSIERKEVLFQDFYQENRLLTETIRAQIAGGRAQPADAVTPKQEAAQLADQQDDLVRLRAQARAALKRWIGQAANDEPTGGLPQWPVETSGYTRKLQHHPALTAFVPMTREAQAKVREAEAEKQSDWSWELDYQHRDRRFGDMVSVQFSFDLPLFPDTRQNPKIAAKHAELNQLEAEREVMVREKTQQLEEDLAEYERLNRAVRRSQESLVPLAKEKVGLTMASYRAGKGDLKAVVAARRELIEARFKQVDIEEQRALTNARLYFNYGETSL; encoded by the coding sequence ATGAACTCCAAGTGCTATTGCACAGGTTGGTCCCTCGTGGCCGGCCTGGCGGCAAGCATACTGGCATTGCCGAGCCTCGCGGGCGCATTGACACTCGATGAAGCCTTGCGGTTGGCCGAAAACAACGCTCCGTCACTGACCGCCCAAGCCGCCAAATTCCACGCCGCCAGCAGTGCTGCTATTCCAGCCGGCGAACTGCCCGATCCGAAGTTAAAACTCGGCTTGCAGAACTATCCCATTGGCGGCCCCAATCGCTGGAGTATTGACCAGGACTTCATGACCATGCAGATGGTTGGGGTCATGCAGGAAGTACCCAACCGCGACAAACGCCGAGCGCGCATTGACGTTGCCGACGCGGCTGTTGACCGAGCGGCGGCCGAAGGTCGTGTCGAGCGCCTGAACGTCCGTCAGGCCACGGCACTGGCTTGGATCAGCAGCTATTCCATCGAACGTAAAGAGGTCCTGTTCCAGGACTTTTACCAAGAAAATCGTTTGTTGACCGAAACCATTCGGGCACAGATCGCCGGTGGTCGTGCCCAACCTGCCGATGCAGTGACACCCAAGCAGGAGGCGGCTCAATTAGCGGATCAACAGGACGACCTAGTCCGCCTGCGTGCTCAAGCCCGGGCTGCGCTCAAGCGCTGGATTGGGCAGGCGGCCAACGACGAACCCACTGGTGGTTTGCCGCAATGGCCCGTCGAGACTTCAGGTTACACCCGCAAACTGCAACATCACCCCGCGCTGACCGCTTTTGTGCCGATGACTCGCGAGGCGCAAGCCAAGGTGCGTGAAGCCGAAGCGGAAAAGCAGTCCGACTGGAGTTGGGAACTCGATTACCAACACCGTGACCGTCGGTTCGGTGACATGGTCAGCGTGCAGTTCAGTTTCGATCTGCCACTGTTTCCCGACACCCGTCAAAATCCCAAGATCGCTGCCAAGCACGCTGAACTGAACCAATTGGAGGCTGAGCGTGAAGTCATGGTGCGAGAGAAAACCCAGCAACTGGAGGAGGATTTGGCCGAATACGAACGCCTGAATCGTGCCGTGCGCCGCAGTCAGGAAAGCCTGGTACCCCTAGCCAAAGAAAAGGTCGGACTGACCATGGCCAGTTACCGGGCAGGGAAAGGCGACCTAAAGGCTGTCGTCGCAGCTCGACGTGAGCTCATCGAGGCCCGATTCAAACAGGTCGACATCGAAGAACAGCGAGCCCTGACCAATGCGCGCTTGTATTTCAATTACGGTGAAACCAGCCTATGA